From a single Lolium rigidum isolate FL_2022 chromosome 7, APGP_CSIRO_Lrig_0.1, whole genome shotgun sequence genomic region:
- the LOC124674844 gene encoding tRNA(His) guanylyltransferase 1-like has product MANSEYEYVKREFEFDRRLPASNWIVVRIDGCHFHRFSKMHAFEKPNDERALNLMNACAISMLEKFPDIVFAYGVSDEYSFVFREETEFYQRRESKILSLCVSYFTSLYGMKWKDFFPNNDLKEPAYFDGRVVCYPNMKIIRDYLAWRQVDCHINNQYNTCFWMLVKSGKTEKEAQQTLKGTFSKDKNELLLQQFQVNYNDEPAMFRKGSSVYRDKVKRKVKTDDYGNPIKRTQMAITVSNFDIIGPEFWEKHQYILREEKYRYEYVKKFDNIPRLPCSNWTVVRISACQFDQFSLIHSFDKPNDETALRLMNASASLTMEQFPDIIFGYGFSNEYSFVFQENTELYQRDERLILSSCSSYFTSFYMMKWKEYFPSKELVQPPRFEAEFLCYPKPKIVCDYLSWRQAECHNRNQYNTCFWMLVKSGESEDKANEILKDTLSKDKNELLFQRFQMNYNNEPAMFRKGSSAYHQKVGEFAEVGPNEDVARDGRDVAVAHVDMGPDFWRKHPYIFNR; this is encoded by the exons ATGGCCAACAGCGAGTATGAGTACGTGAAGCGGGAGTTCGAGTTCGACCGCCGCCTCCCGGCCTCCAACTGGATCGTCGTCCGCATCGATGGCTGCCATTTCCACCG ATTCTCGAAGATGCATGCCTTTGAGAAACCAAACGATGAGAGAGCTTTAAATTTGATGAACGCTTGTGCCATTTCTATGCTCGAGAAATTCCCTGATATAGTGTTTGCCTATGGTGTTAGCGATGAGTACAG TTTTGTTTTCAGAGAGGAAACAGAATTCTATCAGAGGCGGGAAAG CAAAATTCTCTCTTTATGTGTTTCTTACTTCACATCTCTGTACGGGATGAAGTGGAAAGATTTCTTTCCGAATAATGATTTGAAGGAGCCTGCATATTTTGATGGGCGAGTTGTATGCTATCCAAATATGAAGATCATTCGTGATTATTTGGCATGGAGACAAGTGGACT GTCATATAAATAATCAGTACAATACGTGCTTCTGGATGTTGGTGAAATCTGGAAAGACTGAAAAGGAGGCACAACAAACTTTGAAG GGAACATTTTCTAAGGACAAGAACGAGTTGCTTTTGCAACAGTTCCAAGTCAACTATAATGACGAACCGGCTATGTTTCGGAAAGGGTCCAGTGTTTATCGAGATAAG GTCAAAAGAAAGGTGAAAACAGATGACTATGGGAATCCCATAAAAAGAACCCAGATGGCAATTACAGTGTCAAATTTCGATATCATAGGGCCTGAGTTTTGGGAAAAACATCAATACATTCTTCGAGAAG AAAAATATAGATACGAGTATGTGAAGAAGTTCGACAACATACCTAGGCTTCCATGTTCTAATTGGACCGTTGTTCGCATCAGCGCCTGCCAGTTTGATCA ATTTTCGCTGATCCATTCATTTGACAAGCCAAATGATGAGACTGCTTTAAGATTGATGAACGCTTCTGCTTCCCTGACGATGGAGCAATTtcctgatattatctttggttatGGGTTTAGCAATGAGTACAG CTTTGTGTTTCAGGAGAACACTGAATTGTACCAGAGAGATGAGCG ATTAATCCTTTCTTCATGTTCCTCATATTTCACTTCCTTTTACATGATGAAGTGGAAAGAATATTTCCCCAGTAAAGAATTAGTGCAGCCACCACGCTTCGAAGCAGAATTTCTCTGTTACCCAAAACCAAAGATCGTTTGTGACTATTTGTCCTGGAGGCAAGCAGAAT GTCATAACAGGAACCAATACAATACATGCTTTTGGATGTTAGTGAAATCTGGAGAAAGCGAAGACAAAGCTAATGAGATACTGAAG GACACATTATCAAAGGACAAGAACGAGCTACTTTTTCAGCGATTCCAAATGAACTATAACAATGAACCGGCTATGTTCCGAAAGGGTTCATCTGCTTACCATCAAAAG GTTGGAGAATTTGCGGAGGTGGGACCCAATGAAGATGTTGCAAGGGATGGGCGGGATGTGGCGGTGGCCCATGTAGACATGGGGCCAGACTTTTGGAGAAAGCATCCTTATATTTTTAACAGATGA
- the LOC124673595 gene encoding uncharacterized protein LOC124673595: MSCSSSPRDADVDERRRHGGRGKNQEEVPALDLLDDFWFFSNSLGGGGRDDGKGGARRPPLLPKSPSTSSSGRAKTGGASDDQLQMQGRKSRFLRTPSLPSPRIRMDPPPSSSRHVEEVPEEDTTAGADQAAPAEAAEDDDMNWSKIYEGVLRTRIAEEGRGSGSSSPLLHRAPSTPVPYSAMMGVDGRGRGEEAVTRSTPSLPRLRHSHSTLENHCRSHTPTKPDRDHRTPRLASISSSRAERGHPRRDLRSFGASQHPSTIARTKSEFLDKRWKSSSALESIEVQGFKDLGFVFDQEELRESLADVLPGLKTRGSSASGSGSASDNDDANVEHAGQDDGVVRRPYLSEAWQHGARSTPPLTASASAIRLQQADARSAAEMKDQLRMWAQAVACNVRQEC, from the exons ATGAGCTGCTCGTCATCGCCGCGGGACGCCGACGTCGACGAGAGGCGGAGGCATGGCGGCCGGGGCAAGAACCAGGAGGAGGTCCCGGCGCTGGACCTGCTCGACGACTTCTGGTTCTTCAGCAACTccctgggcggcggcggcagggacgACGGCAAGGGAGGAGCAAggaggccgccgctgctgcccaaGTCGCCCTCCACGTCCTCCTCCGGGCGGGCCAAGACCGGCGGCGCCTCCGACGACCAGCTGCAGATGCAGGGGCGCAAGTCCCGGTTCCTCCGCACGCCGTCGCTCCCGTCGCCGCGCATCAGGATGgacccgccgccgtcgtcgtccagGCACGTCGAGGAGGTGCCCGAGGAAGATACAACTGCTGgtgcagatcaggccgcgccggccgagGCGGCGGAGGACGACGACATGAACTGGAGCAAGATTTACGAGGGCGTCCTGCGCACCAGGATCGCAGAGGAAGGACGCGGGTCAgggtcgtcgtcgccgctgctgcACCGGGCgccgtccacgccggtcccatattCGGCCATGATGGGCGTCGATGGCCGTGGCCGCGGCGAGGAGGCGGTCACCAGGTCCACGCCCAGCCTGCCCAGGCTCAGGCACTCGCACAGCACGCTCGAGAACCACTGCCGATCCCACACGCCCACCAAG CCTGACCGTGACCACCGGACGCCGAGACTGGCAAGCATCAGCAGCAGCAGAGCGGAGCGTGGGCATCCGCGGCGCGACCTCCGATCCTTCGGCGCGAGCCAGCATCCGTCCACCATCGCCCGGACCAAGAGCGAGTTCCTGGACAAGAGGTGGAAGAGCTCGAGCGCGCTGGAGTCGATCGAGGTGCAGGGGTTCAAGGACCTGGGCTTCGTCTTCGACCAGGAGGAGCTGCGCGAGAGCCTGGCGGACGTGCTCCCGGGCCTCAAGACCAGGGGCAGCTCCGCCTCCGGGTCCGGCAGCGCCAGCGACAACGACGACGCCAACGTCGAGCACGCGGGCCAGGACGACGGGGTCGTGCGGCGGCCGTACCTGTCGGAGGCGTGGCAGCACGGCGCGCGGTCGACGCCGCCCCTCACGGCGTCCGCGTCGGCGATCAGGCTGCAGCAGGCGGACGCGAGGTCCGCGGCGGAGATGAAGGACCAGCTCCGGATGTGGGCGCAGGCCGTCGCGTGCAACGTCCGACAGGAGTGTtaa
- the LOC124675068 gene encoding uncharacterized protein LOC124675068, whose product MVIDDPLDFEGDNDPLLSTPRPTKRKKVIGLDDLLVEFCETGKDELKASAAKAKAKGRPKGYNSDDEDEQVTEKEISFCKFVEECEEKAKALDPGEEVPQWGQQVFGCQKSPTILNGTGVENCQLLQSFCGHEHLGFDLEIEKGEGFLEGMLIDGWLLKLILLYGSVEDSIASWTLTKLLYSSNKKLQDSASEFWDSILSLSEDDKPQVNLGYFPSYSILKGALLNYGYLQDAPCTTTSTSETAVAGISDGGPPQNITAWLRLVSACCKIRKLHPVFSPSEAEDLLVTVISLFLDRQLEGLLLILGDCLNSLVLYFSTSEWECSCLMVAESISKRVRMDLNCLRIVDCITGTNDRSKFLRSQLALQLLKNSFDLKVANVEKILKSVTSTNVKEKECNFFMLYVYLVLMDNLLFSSDAFRNKPAIIEAWRTYLRNCSTQIGCTDWRLYASKVRNKASYLLQGAISKKPGAAGGSVSTQ is encoded by the exons ATGGTGATTGACGATCCCCTGGACTTCGAGGGGGACAACGACCCCCTGCTCTCCACGCCGCGCCCCACCAAGAG GAAGAAGGTCATCGGATTGGACGATCTCTTGGTGGAATTCTGTGAAACCGGCAAGGATGAGCTCAAAGCTTCTGCTGCTAAGGCTAAGGCTAAGGGTCGACCCAAAGGATACAATTCAGACGATGAAGACGAGCAGGTCACGGAGAAGGAGATTAGCTTCTGCAAATTTGTGGAAGAGTGTGAGGAAAAG GCGAAAGCGCTGGACCCTGGAGAGGAAGTACCCCAATGGGGTCAGCAAGTTTTCGGCTGTCAG AAATCACCCACTATTCTTAATGGCACGGGAGTTGAAAACTGCCAACTTTTGCAATCATTCTGTGGACATGAGCATTTAGGTTTTGATCTGGAGATTGAGAAAG GAGAGGGCTTTTTGGAAGGCATGCTGATCGATGGATGGCTTTTGAAGTTGATCCTCTTATATGGTTCTGTCGAGGACTCTATAGCATCATGGACACTAACAAAGT TGCTGTACTCATCCAATAAGAAGTTGCAAGATTCTGCATCTGAATTTTGGGATAGTATCCTTTCCCTAAGCGAG GATGATAAACCACAGGTCAACCTTGGATATTTTCCAAGCTATTCTATTCTAAAGGGTGCTCTACTTAACTATGGATATCTACAGGATGCTCCTTGTACTACAACTTCCACCTCTGAAACTGCAGTTGCAG GCATTTCAGATGGTGGCCCACCTCAAAACATCACTGCATGGTTAAGACTTGTATCTGCTTGCTGCAAAATCAG AAAACTGCATCCTGTCTTCTCACCTTCTGAAGCGGAAGATCTTCTTGTTACTGTTATTTCCCTCTTTTTGGACCGTCAACTTGAAGGGCTGCTGCTTATTTTGGGAGATTGCCTGAATTCCCTTGTCTTGTACTTCAGTACAAGTGAATGGGAATGTAGCTGTCTAATGGTGGCTGAGTCAATTTCTAAGAG AGTGAGGATGGATCTTAACTGTTTAAGGATTGTTGACTGCATCACTGGAACCAATGACCGTAGCAAATTCCTAAGGAGCCAGCTGGCCCTTCAGTTGCTCAAAAATAGCTTTGACCTCAAG GTGGCAAATGTTGAGAAGATCCTGAAGTCGGTCACGTCCACAAACGTGAAGGAGAAAGAATGCAACTTCTTCATGCTGTACGTGTACCTAGTTCTGATGGACAACCTGCTCTTCTCGAGCGACGCGTTCCGGAATAAGCCCGCGATAATCGAAGCCTGGCGTACCTACCTGCGGAACTGCTCGACGCAGATAGGGTGCACGGATTGGAGGTTATACGCTTCAAAG GTCCGGAACAAGGCGTCGTACCTCCTGCAAGGCGCGATCTCGAAGAAACCTGGTGCTGCTGGTGGTAGCGTCTCTACCCAGTGA
- the LOC124679202 gene encoding leucine--tRNA ligase, cytoplasmic-like: MSSNTDGAKSHARRDLLLKIQSDAQTCWEEGKVFQAEPGNKLPGPGEKFFGNFPYPYMNGLLHLGHAFSLSKLEFGAAYHRLRGSNVLLPFGFHCTGMPIKASADKLAREIQLYGNPPVFPAVEDDSSAEVAEDSQADQAAVAPDKFKSKKSKAAAKTGLQKFQWEIMRGFGLSDEEIAKFQDPSHWLTYFPPLAKEDLKAFGLGCDWRRSFITTDMNPYYDAFVRWQMRKLKKMGKIVKDMRYTIYSPLDGQPCADHDRASGEGVQPQEYVLIKMKVIPPFPPKLKALEGKNVYLAAATLRPETMYGQTNCWVLPDGKYGAFEINETDVFIVTARSALNLAYQHLSRVPEKPTCLVELAGNDLIGLPLRSPLSFNEIIYALPMLTILTDKGTGIVTSVPSDSPDDYMALQDLITKPALRTKFGVKDEWVLPFNVIPIINIPEFGDKSAEKVCLDLKIKSQNDKEKLAEAKRMTYLKGFTDGVMIVGEYDGRKVQEAKPLIKNKLLGEGSAVLYSEPEKKVMSRSGDECVVALTDQWYITYGETEWKQKAVKCLENMNTFSAETRNGFEHTLGWLNQWACSRSFGLGTRIPWDEQFLVESLSDSTLYMAYYTIAHHLQNGNMYGQEISSIKPEEMTDEVWEYVFCDGPAPKSDISPALLSRMKQEFEYWYPFDIRVSGKDLIQNHLTFSIYNHTALVPEHHWPRGFRCNGHLMLNSEKMSKSTGNFRTLREAIEEFSSDATRFALADAGDGMDDANFVFETANAAILRLTKEIAWMEEVIAAESSLRGGSPSTYADNVFANEINIAVKETEKSYNNFMFRDALKSGFYDLQLARDEYRLSCGSAGMNRELLGRFMEVQTRLITPICPHYAEHVWQKILKKEGFAIKAGWPVAGTPDPTLRSANKYLQDSIVLMRKLLQKQESGSKKPKKGAAPPPAESKLTVGLIYVNEHYDGWKEQCLRVLQSNFDSQARSFAPDEEINEALKNCFIDRETNFKQVQKLCMPFIRFKKDEARNVGPQALNLKLPFGEINVLEENLELIRRQLGLEHVEVLSAFDGAARAKAGRHAPVLDKNPPSPGEPVAIFMSKEEFGAQS, from the coding sequence ATGTCATCAAATACTGATGGAGCCAAGAGTCATGCAAGGAGAGACCTTTTGCTCAAGATCCAATCGGATGCTCAAACATGTTGGGAGGAGGGCAAGGTTTTCCAGGCTGAACCTGGCAATAAACTTCCAGGCCCTGGTGAAAAATTCTTTGGCAACTTTCCGTACCCTTACATGAATGGCTTACTACACTTGGGTCACGCCTTCTCATTGTCCAAGCTTGAGTTCGGTGCTGCATACCACAGGCTCCGTGGCTCAAATGTGCTGTTGCCGTTTGGTTTTCATTGTACTGGTATGCCCATCAAGGCCTCAGCTGATAAGCTTGCTAGGGAGATTCAACTGTATGGAAATCCTCCAGTGTTTCCTGCAGTAGAGGATGATTCAAGTGCTGAAGTGGCAGAGGACAGCCAGGCTGACCAGGCTGCTGTTGCGCCGGATAAATTTAAGAGTAAGAAATCTAAGGCTGCTGCAAAGACTGGCTTGCAGAAGTTCCAGTGGGAGATTATGAGGGGTTTCGGCCTGTCAGATGAAGAAATTGCCAAATTTCAGGATCCTTCTCACTGGTTGACCTACTTCCCTCCGTTGGCAAAGGAAGATCTTAAGGCTTTTGGCCTGGGTTGTGATTGGAGGCGCTCCTTCATAACCACTGATATGAATCCTTACTATGATGCTTTTGTTCGCTGGCAGATGAGGAAGCTGAAGAAAATGGGCAAAATTGTTAAGGATATGAGGTACACCATCTACTCTCCATTGGATGGCCAACCCTGTGCTGATCATGATAGGGCATCAGGTGAAGGTGTGCAGCCACAAGAGTATGTGTTGATTAAGATGAAGGTGATCCCACCTTTTCCTCCCAAGTTGAAGGCCTTGGAAGGAAAGAATGTTTATCTGGCAGCTGCTACATTGAGACCTGAGACGATGTATGGGCAAACAAACTGTTGGGTACTGCCTGATGGGAAGTATGGGGCTTTTGAGATCAACGAGACTGATGTCTTCATTGTGACAGCAAGGTCTGCTCTTAATCTTGCATATCAGCATCTTTCCAGGGTACCAGAAAAGCCTACTTGCTTGGTTGAGCTTGCTGGCAATGATTTGATTGGTCTGCCATTAAGGTCTCCTCTTTCCTTCAACGAAATCATATATGCGCTTCCCATGCTCACTATCTTGACTGATAAAGGTACTGGCATCGTGACTAGTGTGCCAAGTGATTCACCAGATGATTACATGGCACTGCAAGATTTAATCACAAAGCCAGCTTTGAGAACGAAGTTTGGTGTCAAAGATGAGTGGGTTCTTCCATTCAATGTCATACCAATAATCAACATTCCTGAGTTTGGGGATAAGTCAGCTGAGAAGGTGTGCCTTGATCTTAAGATTAAGAGCCAGAATGACAAGGAAAAGCTTGCTGAAGCAAAAAGGATGACATATCTTAAAGGTTTTACAGATGGAGTGATGATTGTAGGGGAGTATGATGGCAGAAAGGTTCAAGAAGCGAAGCCACTGATAAAGAACAAGCTTCTGGGAGAGGGATCTGCTGTGTTGTATAGCGAGCCTGAGAAGAAAGTCATGTCGAGATCCGGTGACGAGTGTGTCGTAGCTCTTACAGATCAGTGGTACATAACTTATGGCGAAACTGAATGGAAGCAGAAGGCAGTCAAGTGTTTGGAAAATATGAATACATTCTCAGCTGAAACCCGTAACGGATTTGAACACACGTTGGGCTGGCTGAACCAGTGGGCATGCTCACGTTCTTTTGGCCTTGGTACTCGCATTCCATGGGATGAACAGTTCCTGGTGGAATCTCTTTCCGATTCAACCCTGTACATGGCTTATTACACCATCGCACATCATCTACAAAATGGTAACATGTATGGACAGGAAATATCTTCTATCAAGCCAGAAGAAATGACAGATGAAGTATGGGAATATGTGTTCTGTGATGGTCCAGCGCCCAAGAGCGACATCTCTCCTGCCCTCTTGAGCAGAATGAAGCAAGAATTTGAGTACTGGTACCCCTTTGATATCCGGGTATCTGGTAAGGACCTTATCCAGAACCATCTGACATTCAGCATTTACAACCATACAGCACTTGTTCCAGAGCATCATTGGCCTCGTGGTTTTCGTTGCAATGGACATCTTATGCTGAACTCTGAGAAGATGTCCAAGTCCACGGGGAACTTCCGTACTCTTCGGGAGGCCATTGAAGAATTCTCGTCGGATGCTACCAGGTTTGCACTTGCTGATGCTGGTGATGGTATGGACGATGCAAACTTTGTTTTTGAAACTGCAAATGCTGCTATTTTGAGGCTCACAAAGGAAATTGCATGGATGGAAGAAGTTATAGCTGCTGAATCTTCTCTGAGAGGCGGTTCTCCCTCTACTTATGCCGACAATGTGTTTGCCAATGAGATCAACATTGCTGTAAAAGAAACCGAGAAGAGCTACAACAACTTCATGTTCAGAGATGCCCTGAAGTCTGGGTTCTATGACCTACAGCTGGCCAGAGACGAGTACAGGCTTTCTTGTGGATCTGCGGGCATGAACCGTGAGTTGTTGGGCCGCTTTATGGAAGTCCAGACCAGGCTTATCACCCCGATCTGTCCACACTATGCTGAGCATGTGTGGCAAAAGATCCTGAAGAAGGAAGGCTTCGCAATAAAAGCTGGCTGGCCTGTTGCAGGCACCCCGGATCCTACTCTAAGAAGTGCAAACAAATATTTGCAGGACTCCATTGTTTTGATGAGGAAGCTTCTTCAGAAGCAAGAGTCTGGTTCCAAGAAGCCCAAGAAGGGAGCTGCACCTCCTCCAGCAGAAAGCAAGCTCACTGTTGGCCTGATCTACGTCAACGAGCACTATGATGGATGGAAAGAGCAATGCTTGAGGGTGCTCCAATCAAATTTTGATAGCCAGGCACGCTCCTTTGCCCCTGACGAGGAGATTAACGAAGCACTGAAGAACTGCTTCATCGACCGCGagacaaacttcaagcaagtcCAGAAGCTCTGCATGCCTTTCATCAGGTTCAAGAAAGACGAAGCAAGGAACGTCGGTCCCCAGGCTCTAAATCTGAAGCTTCCTTTTGGTGAGATAAATGTGCTCGAGGAGAACTTGGAGCTGATCAGGAGGCAGCTGGGGCTCGAGCATGTTGAGGTCTTGTCGGCGTTTGATGGAGCTGCTCGTGCAAAGGCTGGAAGGCACGCTCCAGTGCTGGACAAGAATCCACCTTCCCCTGGTGAGCCGGTCGCGATATTCATGAGCAAGGAAGAGTTTGGAGCCCAAAGCTAG